Proteins from a genomic interval of Mycolicibacterium grossiae:
- a CDS encoding ammonium transporter: MQELDPAATAWLLASTALVLLMTPGLAIFYGGMVRTTGVLNMIMMSFISIPLVTVTWLLFGYTLAFDGGGFGGFIGGLRHVGMAGIAPDTLHGSVPELLFATFQLTFAIITAALISGAIADRAKFAAWVLFVPVWTIAVYAVVAHWVWSPSGWLFRLGALDYAGGLVVEIVSGASALALALVLGPRIGFKTDAMRPHNLPFVLLGVGLLWFGWFGFNAGSALAANGTAAAIFLNTLVAGCLGMLGWLTVEQLRDGRPTTFGAASGVVAGLVAITPSCGTVNTLGAVIVGLAAGVVCSFAIGLKFRFGYDDSLDVVGVHFVGGVVGVLLIGFLATAVMTGGPEGLLYGGGFGQLGKQALGAVVVAAYAFAVSFGLAKLIDRLVGFRVSAEDETTGVDFTQHAETAYAEGVHGHLSSRRPSSLGDLGTPRPQRREAADEN; the protein is encoded by the coding sequence ATGCAGGAACTCGACCCCGCCGCGACCGCCTGGCTGCTGGCCAGCACCGCCCTGGTGCTCCTGATGACGCCCGGCCTGGCCATCTTCTACGGCGGCATGGTCCGCACCACCGGCGTGCTCAACATGATCATGATGAGCTTCATCTCCATCCCGCTGGTCACCGTGACGTGGCTGCTGTTCGGCTACACGCTGGCCTTCGACGGCGGTGGATTCGGCGGCTTCATCGGCGGCCTTCGGCACGTCGGCATGGCCGGCATCGCGCCGGACACCCTGCACGGCAGCGTGCCCGAGCTGCTGTTCGCCACCTTCCAGCTGACCTTCGCGATCATCACCGCCGCCCTCATCAGCGGCGCGATCGCCGACCGCGCGAAGTTCGCGGCGTGGGTGCTCTTCGTCCCCGTCTGGACCATCGCCGTGTACGCCGTCGTCGCGCACTGGGTGTGGTCACCGAGTGGCTGGCTGTTCCGCCTCGGTGCGCTCGACTACGCGGGCGGCCTGGTGGTCGAGATCGTCTCTGGCGCATCGGCATTGGCACTCGCCCTGGTGCTCGGCCCGCGCATCGGCTTCAAGACCGACGCCATGCGCCCGCACAACCTGCCGTTCGTCCTGCTCGGCGTCGGTCTGCTGTGGTTCGGGTGGTTCGGCTTCAACGCCGGCTCCGCGCTGGCCGCCAACGGCACGGCCGCGGCGATCTTCCTCAACACCCTGGTCGCCGGGTGCCTCGGCATGCTGGGCTGGCTGACCGTCGAACAGCTGCGCGACGGCAGGCCCACCACCTTCGGTGCGGCGTCCGGCGTGGTCGCCGGTCTGGTGGCCATCACCCCGTCCTGCGGCACGGTCAACACGCTGGGCGCCGTCATCGTCGGCCTTGCCGCGGGCGTGGTCTGCTCGTTCGCGATCGGTCTGAAGTTCCGCTTCGGCTACGACGACTCCCTGGACGTCGTCGGCGTGCACTTCGTCGGCGGCGTGGTGGGCGTGCTGCTCATCGGCTTCCTCGCCACGGCGGTCATGACCGGCGGCCCGGAGGGTCTCCTCTACGGCGGCGGCTTCGGTCAACTGGGCAAGCAGGCACTCGGCGCGGTGGTGGTCGCGGCCTACGCCTTCGCCGTCTCGTTCGGGCTCGCCAAGCTCATCGACCGGCTCGTCGGGTTCCGCGTCAGCGCCGAGGACGAGACGACGGGTGTCGACTTCACCCAGCACGCCGAGACCGCATACGCCGAGGGCGTGCACGGCCATCTGTCCTCCCGGCGGCCCTCGTCGCTCGGTGATCTCGGGACGCCGCGGCCGCAGCGCCGGGAAGCCGCCGACGAGAATTGA
- a CDS encoding UDP-glucose dehydrogenase family protein: protein MRCTVFGTGYLGATHAAGMAALGHEVIGVDTDPGKIAKLAAGDVPFYEPGLRKMLRDNLETGRLHFTTDYDAAVDFADVHFLGVGTPQRKGEYGADLRHVHAVIDTLVPKLQRSAVIVGKSTVPVGTAAELAERADRLAPEGVDVEIAWNPEFLREGYAVHDTLHPDRIVLGVGRDSVRAEAAIRELYAPLLADEVPFLVTDLQTAELVKVSANAFLATKISFINAIAEVCEAADADVTLLADALGYDPRIGRRFLNAGLGFGGGCLPKDIRAFMARAGELGANHALTFLREVDGINMRRRTRMVELATSACGGSLLGANVAVLGAAFKPESDDVRDSPALNVAGMLQLNGAAVNVYDPKAIENSQRVFPTLNYSTSVLEACDRADAVLVLTEWQEFVDLDPEALASTVRSKVVVDGRNCLDVDRWRQAGWQVHALGRRIAGRSGATAS from the coding sequence ATGCGATGCACAGTGTTCGGAACCGGTTACCTCGGCGCGACCCACGCCGCGGGCATGGCTGCCCTCGGCCACGAGGTGATCGGCGTCGACACCGACCCCGGCAAGATCGCCAAGCTCGCGGCGGGTGACGTCCCGTTCTACGAGCCCGGCCTGCGGAAGATGCTGCGCGACAACCTCGAGACGGGACGCCTGCACTTCACCACCGACTACGACGCCGCGGTCGACTTCGCCGACGTGCACTTCCTCGGCGTCGGCACCCCGCAGAGGAAGGGCGAGTACGGTGCCGACCTGCGGCACGTGCACGCCGTCATCGACACGCTGGTACCCAAGCTGCAGCGGTCCGCCGTGATCGTCGGCAAGTCGACCGTGCCCGTGGGCACCGCCGCCGAGCTGGCCGAGCGTGCCGACCGCCTGGCGCCCGAGGGCGTCGACGTCGAGATCGCATGGAATCCGGAGTTCCTGCGCGAGGGCTACGCCGTGCACGACACGCTGCATCCGGACCGGATCGTCCTCGGCGTGGGGCGCGACTCGGTGCGCGCCGAGGCCGCCATCCGCGAGCTGTACGCCCCGCTGCTCGCCGACGAGGTGCCGTTCCTGGTGACCGACCTGCAGACCGCGGAGCTGGTCAAGGTGTCGGCGAATGCCTTCCTGGCGACGAAGATCTCGTTCATCAACGCGATCGCCGAGGTGTGCGAGGCGGCCGACGCCGACGTCACCCTGCTCGCGGACGCGCTGGGCTACGACCCGCGCATCGGGCGGAGGTTCCTCAACGCCGGCCTGGGTTTCGGGGGCGGCTGTCTGCCGAAGGACATCCGGGCCTTCATGGCCCGTGCCGGGGAGCTGGGGGCCAATCACGCCCTGACGTTCCTGCGCGAGGTCGACGGCATCAACATGCGCCGCCGGACCCGCATGGTGGAGCTGGCCACCTCGGCGTGCGGCGGCTCGCTGCTCGGCGCCAACGTCGCGGTGCTCGGCGCCGCCTTCAAGCCCGAGTCCGACGACGTCCGCGACTCACCCGCGTTGAACGTCGCGGGCATGCTGCAGCTCAACGGCGCCGCGGTGAACGTCTACGACCCCAAGGCCATCGAGAACTCGCAGCGCGTGTTCCCGACGCTGAACTACTCCACCTCGGTGCTCGAGGCCTGCGACCGCGCCGACGCCGTGCTGGTGCTCACCGAGTGGCAGGAGTTCGTCGACCTCGATCCCGAGGCGCTGGCGTCGACGGTGCGGTCGAAGGTCGTCGTGGATGGGCGCAACTGCCTCGACGTCGACCGCTGGCGGCAGGCGGGCTGGCAGGTGCACGCGCTGGGCCGTCGCATCGCCGGGCGCAGCGGTGCCACCGCGTCGTAA
- a CDS encoding DUF1330 domain-containing protein, which produces MTVYALNLFDVADRDEYLAYAKQSVAEVARHHGRVVALGKYLDTVVGEDVAPRQVLILVEWDSREAFDGYCNDPTLTGLHAHRENGTSGYVWQLFDRLDDLRPVLGRDS; this is translated from the coding sequence GTGACGGTCTACGCACTCAACCTGTTCGACGTCGCCGACCGCGACGAATACCTGGCCTACGCGAAGCAGTCGGTGGCCGAGGTGGCGCGCCACCACGGCCGCGTCGTGGCGCTGGGCAAGTACCTCGACACGGTCGTCGGGGAGGACGTGGCGCCGCGGCAGGTGCTGATCCTCGTCGAGTGGGACAGTCGCGAGGCGTTCGACGGTTACTGCAACGACCCGACCCTGACGGGGCTGCACGCGCACCGCGAGAACGGCACGTCGGGTTATGTATGGCAGCTGTTCGACCGGTTGGACGACCTGCGGCCCGTGCTGGGGCGCGACTCGTGA
- a CDS encoding DUF7159 family protein, whose protein sequence is MDIVLGVSLTPKTVRMVLVEGEKGDGAIVDHDTFEVSGGDGSATSTATDQLVSAVLGTRESAAEGGHALKAIGVTWSDRTEAAAVRDGLAARGIDDVMLVSELHAAGALAQAAGRAVGYDSTGLLFLDRDNATLSVVRSDDGSIVKVLSRSLHSTDALAVLTEMVAAVEAQGTPPQGMFVVGAGVDIASVKAHLADMVSMPVNAPEESGLALARGAALAAANAPAYDATTAGLAYALDPDGPTAGNGFDLASAATQMAPAGGVAAVGAAAGAGAAAVGAYEAYSAVDDAYDVASGDLAPGDLAHDDVALAAGAAPRDEGRKPFLLVGSALTSIFVVGVVALVISLAVSIRPTVDQRPDPGQAAIVPSLAPPPAAPPVQEAAPPAAPAPVPETIKAPVPVVQEAPAPAAPPRTVFVEPPQAPAPAPAAPPPVPEAPPVPAPVAPVVPAPVILPPQIAVPPIWQPPQQRPWQPPWQQWPQPQRPPRDDDYPQRPPWQSPWQPPQQNPDPDPPQWQPPWQQQPQQPQRPSRGDEPQFQWPSQGGGNGNGGGRGESEGPRGGGSGGNGGPGGGGQAPGANCFLIFCR, encoded by the coding sequence GTGGACATCGTACTTGGTGTGTCACTGACACCTAAGACGGTGCGCATGGTGCTGGTCGAAGGAGAGAAGGGCGACGGCGCCATCGTGGACCACGACACCTTCGAGGTGTCCGGCGGCGACGGTTCAGCAACCTCGACCGCCACGGATCAGCTGGTCTCGGCAGTGCTCGGAACGCGCGAGAGCGCCGCCGAGGGCGGTCACGCCCTGAAGGCCATCGGCGTCACGTGGAGTGACCGCACCGAAGCGGCCGCGGTCCGCGACGGCCTGGCTGCGCGCGGCATCGACGACGTCATGCTCGTGTCGGAACTGCACGCGGCGGGGGCGCTGGCGCAAGCCGCCGGACGCGCGGTCGGCTACGACAGCACCGGCCTGCTCTTCCTCGACCGGGACAACGCCACCCTGTCGGTGGTGCGCAGCGACGACGGCTCGATCGTCAAGGTGCTCAGCCGCAGCCTGCACAGCACCGATGCCCTCGCCGTGCTGACCGAGATGGTCGCCGCCGTCGAGGCCCAGGGCACACCGCCGCAGGGCATGTTCGTCGTCGGCGCCGGCGTGGACATCGCGTCGGTCAAGGCGCATCTCGCCGACATGGTCAGCATGCCCGTCAACGCGCCGGAGGAGTCCGGGCTGGCCCTGGCGCGCGGCGCCGCGCTCGCGGCCGCCAACGCGCCCGCCTACGACGCGACCACCGCCGGCCTCGCCTACGCGCTCGACCCGGACGGTCCGACGGCCGGCAACGGCTTCGATCTGGCCAGTGCCGCGACCCAGATGGCCCCCGCGGGCGGCGTCGCAGCGGTGGGAGCCGCAGCAGGAGCCGGTGCCGCCGCCGTCGGCGCCTACGAGGCCTACAGCGCGGTCGACGACGCGTACGACGTTGCGTCCGGCGACCTTGCGCCCGGCGACCTTGCGCACGACGACGTCGCGCTGGCCGCGGGTGCCGCACCGCGCGACGAGGGACGCAAGCCGTTCCTGCTGGTCGGCAGTGCTCTGACGTCGATCTTCGTGGTGGGCGTCGTGGCGCTCGTCATCTCGCTGGCCGTGAGCATCCGCCCGACCGTCGACCAGCGGCCCGACCCCGGCCAGGCCGCCATCGTGCCGAGCCTCGCGCCGCCGCCGGCGGCCCCGCCGGTCCAGGAGGCCGCACCGCCGGCTGCCCCGGCGCCCGTCCCGGAGACCATCAAGGCCCCGGTTCCCGTCGTGCAGGAGGCGCCCGCCCCGGCCGCGCCGCCGCGGACCGTCTTCGTCGAGCCCCCTCAGGCCCCGGCGCCGGCTCCCGCCGCGCCGCCGCCCGTTCCGGAGGCACCGCCCGTCCCGGCGCCCGTCGCCCCGGTGGTGCCGGCTCCGGTGATCCTGCCGCCGCAGATCGCGGTGCCCCCGATCTGGCAGCCGCCGCAGCAGCGTCCCTGGCAGCCGCCGTGGCAGCAGTGGCCGCAGCCGCAGCGTCCGCCGCGCGACGACGACTACCCGCAGCGTCCGCCGTGGCAGTCGCCGTGGCAGCCGCCGCAGCAGAACCCGGACCCCGACCCGCCGCAATGGCAGCCGCCCTGGCAGCAGCAGCCCCAGCAGCCGCAGCGTCCCTCGCGAGGTGACGAGCCGCAGTTCCAGTGGCCTTCGCAGGGCGGTGGCAACGGAAATGGGGGAGGCCGCGGTGAGTCCGAGGGTCCGCGTGGTGGCGGTTCGGGCGGCAACGGCGGTCCCGGTGGCGGCGGCCAGGCTCCTGGCGCCAACTGCTTCCTGATCTTCTGCCGCTGA